In Leptospira sp. WS58.C1, a single genomic region encodes these proteins:
- a CDS encoding aminopeptidase codes for MQSDSTHLLPNGKNRRLGFFSGIPVLFFLFFSGQGCIPYLYHLGKEQAKILLQRKAISDVLADPEIPETTKTKLKEVEKIREFGIQELALSPEGGFKSFVQLDRPAIGWHVSACHPLRFESYTWWFPIAGTVPYKGYFQLEKAKEEEQFLKDQGFDTRIRITAGYSTLGWFEDPLFSSQLYEDPGDLASIVIHEMAHATVYFPGDSIFNESYASFVEDEGSDAYILKIGGPKLLSERKKSEEETKLYKNLIFETANILKAAYSEGGTEDQLREKKKKIIGDFRKKLLQTKWTRINSKKLAEKDWNNEDFIGTLRYNSGTSYFRKRFLEVGKDFSKFHEEMRKLREKTAEERKVLLEGK; via the coding sequence ATGCAATCAGACTCAACCCACCTTCTACCTAACGGAAAGAATCGTCGACTCGGATTCTTTTCGGGGATACCCGTTTTGTTTTTTCTATTCTTTTCCGGCCAAGGATGTATTCCCTATCTCTATCATCTGGGAAAAGAACAGGCAAAGATCCTGTTGCAAAGAAAAGCGATCTCGGATGTTTTAGCCGATCCGGAAATACCTGAAACTACCAAAACAAAATTAAAAGAAGTGGAGAAGATCCGAGAATTCGGGATCCAAGAACTCGCACTCTCTCCCGAAGGCGGATTTAAAAGTTTTGTACAATTGGACCGACCAGCAATCGGTTGGCATGTAAGCGCCTGCCATCCATTACGATTCGAATCCTATACATGGTGGTTCCCGATCGCAGGGACGGTTCCATACAAAGGATATTTCCAATTAGAAAAAGCGAAAGAAGAAGAACAATTTCTGAAAGACCAAGGTTTCGATACTAGAATACGGATCACTGCAGGATATTCCACTTTAGGATGGTTCGAAGATCCATTATTCTCTTCTCAACTTTACGAAGATCCGGGAGATTTAGCCTCTATCGTCATCCATGAAATGGCCCACGCGACTGTATATTTCCCGGGAGACTCTATCTTCAACGAAAGTTATGCAAGTTTTGTGGAAGACGAAGGCTCGGACGCATATATCCTAAAGATCGGAGGTCCAAAACTACTTTCGGAAAGAAAAAAATCGGAAGAAGAAACAAAACTTTATAAAAATTTAATTTTCGAAACTGCCAATATACTCAAAGCCGCTTATTCGGAAGGCGGGACAGAAGATCAATTACGAGAGAAAAAAAAGAAGATCATCGGCGACTTCCGTAAAAAACTTCTCCAAACAAAATGGACCAGGATCAATTCCAAAAAACTCGCGGAGAAAGATTGGAATAACGAAGATTTTATCGGAACACTTCGATACAATTCTGGAACTTCCTATTTCAGAAAAAGATTTTTAGAAGTCGGAAAGGATTTTTCTAAATTTCACGAGGAGATGAGGAAGTTACGAGAGAAAACGGCGGAGGAAAGAAAAGTATTGTTGGAGGGGAAGTAA
- a CDS encoding S1C family serine protease: protein MNFRLPKIVWVNVGLLVLFLFVLILPGEGGLSSFFRGGKPLSYSDQKAGIELQNAFRNVYNSAKGSVVSIRTKKTEAITSPYQYFDYRTEKLSSFGSGFLIHEKGYVVTNFHVISDAESIEVIASDGSVFPAKFVGSHERADIALLKIKEGSGLKPVSFGDSDKIEVGDWAIAIGSPFGLERSFSVGVVSAKYREDLDETGQTHIQTDSMINPGSSGGPLLNIYGEVIGINRLIRSDSGRNTGIGFAIPMNYAKKIIQLIEENKGRIIRPATLGVMATVPLPDHRKALGIPADWNGVLVYDMDPGSSAESSGLKRYDFIMEANGIQVKNINDLREQVGIVGLGGRLKLRIYREKSLEELTVRLIQK from the coding sequence ATGAATTTTCGTCTTCCTAAAATCGTTTGGGTCAATGTCGGACTTTTGGTTTTATTCCTATTCGTCCTCATTCTCCCGGGAGAAGGAGGTTTGTCCTCCTTTTTCCGAGGCGGCAAGCCTCTCAGTTATTCCGACCAAAAAGCAGGGATCGAATTGCAGAATGCTTTTCGTAACGTTTATAATTCAGCAAAGGGTTCCGTAGTTTCTATCCGGACCAAAAAAACGGAAGCGATCACGAGTCCCTATCAATATTTCGATTATCGGACCGAAAAACTTTCCTCTTTCGGGAGCGGGTTTCTGATCCATGAAAAAGGGTACGTTGTCACAAATTTTCACGTTATCTCCGACGCGGAAAGTATAGAAGTAATTGCCTCCGATGGTAGTGTTTTCCCCGCTAAGTTTGTGGGAAGCCATGAAAGAGCGGATATTGCTCTTCTGAAAATCAAAGAAGGAAGCGGACTCAAGCCTGTTTCTTTCGGAGATTCGGACAAAATTGAAGTAGGGGATTGGGCGATCGCGATCGGTTCTCCTTTCGGTCTGGAAAGATCTTTTTCCGTGGGCGTAGTTTCCGCAAAGTACAGGGAAGATCTGGATGAGACGGGCCAAACTCATATCCAGACAGATAGTATGATCAACCCAGGTTCCAGCGGTGGTCCGCTTCTTAACATTTACGGAGAAGTGATCGGGATCAATCGTCTAATACGGAGCGACTCAGGTAGGAATACCGGCATCGGATTTGCCATCCCGATGAATTACGCCAAAAAGATCATCCAGCTGATCGAAGAGAATAAAGGTAGGATTATCCGACCTGCTACCCTGGGTGTGATGGCGACAGTTCCGCTTCCGGATCACAGAAAGGCTCTCGGAATTCCTGCGGATTGGAATGGCGTCTTGGTATACGATATGGATCCAGGATCTTCTGCGGAAAGTTCAGGTTTGAAACGATACGATTTCATTATGGAAGCAAACGGGATCCAAGTGAAAAATATTAATGATCTGAGGGAACAGGTCGGAATAGTAGGATTAGGCGGCAGGTTAAAACTTAGGATCTACAGGGAAAAATCCCTGGAAGAACTGACCGTTCGATTGATACAGAAATAA
- a CDS encoding pyridoxal phosphate-dependent aminotransferase: MRRNIVHSGADALIYEIRQIVGVAKKLEALGVPITYENIGDPIQKGEKVAPWMKKIVSDLILEDKSWAYTATQGFEKTRNFLADKVNERGGAQITADDILFFNGLGDAVAKIFGFLRREARVIGPSPAYSTLSSAEAAHSGYEHMTYNLNPEQGWMPDLEDIENKVKYNDSIAGILLINPDNPTGAVYDKNVMREIVKIAEKYDVMLICDETYAHVNYSETGTIHLSEVIGNKVPGMALRSVSKEFPWPGGRCGWLEIFNKDKDPIFARYVKSLLDAKMLEVCSTTLPQMAIPEVYSHPQFLPHLKERNEKFKKKAKLATESFKGLKGVTVVEPKGAFYLTVAFDKGVLGDKMTLPISNSKAEEFIRPLLANCAPDRRFVYYLLASTGICVVPLSSFCTDRDGFRVTLLEEDEEKFRWIYSTLRKSIEDYTTSA; this comes from the coding sequence ATGAGAAGAAATATCGTTCATAGCGGTGCTGACGCTCTCATTTACGAGATCCGTCAGATCGTAGGAGTCGCTAAAAAGTTAGAAGCACTCGGAGTTCCGATTACGTACGAGAATATCGGGGACCCCATCCAGAAAGGAGAGAAGGTCGCTCCTTGGATGAAAAAAATCGTTTCGGATCTGATCCTCGAAGATAAGTCTTGGGCCTATACGGCTACCCAAGGATTCGAAAAAACTAGAAACTTTTTAGCGGACAAAGTGAACGAAAGAGGCGGAGCCCAGATCACCGCAGATGATATTTTATTTTTTAACGGACTTGGCGACGCGGTCGCTAAAATTTTCGGCTTCTTAAGAAGAGAAGCGCGGGTCATAGGACCGAGCCCTGCGTATTCTACACTTTCTTCTGCGGAAGCGGCTCACTCCGGTTATGAGCATATGACCTATAATTTGAATCCGGAACAGGGTTGGATGCCCGATCTGGAAGATATCGAGAATAAGGTCAAATACAACGATTCTATCGCAGGTATTCTTCTCATCAACCCGGACAATCCTACCGGCGCTGTGTATGATAAAAACGTAATGCGTGAGATCGTTAAGATTGCGGAAAAATACGATGTAATGCTTATCTGCGACGAAACTTACGCTCATGTGAATTATTCCGAAACCGGCACAATCCATCTTTCCGAAGTGATCGGAAATAAGGTACCCGGAATGGCACTTCGTTCCGTGTCCAAGGAATTTCCTTGGCCCGGAGGAAGATGCGGCTGGCTGGAGATATTCAACAAGGATAAGGATCCTATTTTTGCACGTTATGTAAAATCTCTCTTGGATGCTAAGATGCTGGAAGTATGTTCTACCACACTTCCTCAAATGGCGATTCCGGAAGTATACTCCCATCCTCAGTTCCTTCCTCATTTGAAAGAAAGGAATGAGAAGTTCAAAAAGAAGGCAAAACTCGCAACCGAATCCTTTAAAGGACTCAAAGGTGTGACAGTTGTTGAACCTAAGGGAGCTTTCTATCTTACGGTTGCATTTGATAAGGGAGTTTTAGGCGATAAGATGACTCTTCCGATCTCCAATTCGAAAGCGGAAGAATTTATTCGTCCTTTGCTTGCGAATTGTGCTCCGGATCGTAGATTTGTGTATTATCTTCTGGCTTCTACTGGGATTTGCGTTGTGCCACTTTCTTCTTTCTGCACGGATCGAGACGGTTTCAGGGTCACTCTTCTGGAAGAAGACGAAGAGAAGTTTCGTTGGATCTATAGCACTTTAAGAAAGAGCATAGAGGATTACACAACTTCCGCTTAG